Proteins from a single region of Apium graveolens cultivar Ventura chromosome 7, ASM990537v1, whole genome shotgun sequence:
- the LOC141672682 gene encoding formin-like protein 11 — MGYGYKIILMIFLMIFMFISFHFLFPSAILNEPSFFDVQSLQGGKQSYRIREVGGENVGLSFGKFRALLGLRSFTTRKDLFNRAKFGYGSISPCHLEVLAPAPAPAPVLPLHVHYHHRLSPRPKPLPRVTIPFQKIHTDKEGKNRGRRTLVAILVSTSATFVLCGIGLIWGCKKIRKRRRSTSTVSVVHSTEGGTRSKSKYVVHPQNSAKKVSSDPGPDLFYLNSIESALEPQPYTVKQNYENVVASSIHSTPCWILNTVEESEKASDSVNADCFVVGEIVSVNEIDEAIKQAPINCSSQCSVKDTPDEAHSSDDESFHSLCNSHSSNARLSNASVGAVSDTSEIVSPYALNALASPVNFPISSPTPVLNSRSCPSPPLPPVIGTRTSPSESTSCSVKSASPDLSSSTLLNLSSPRSSSGSNQTPRCDLSQPPPELQKVPIGIPPPPIPPVTKGYGNPLNGPPPPPLPQQIPLSKHGVPLAKLKPLHWDKVRAAPDQSMVWDKLRSSSFEFDEEMIESLFGYNLKNSMNNDDTKSKSPSPSKHVLEPKRLQNITILSKALNVTTEQVCTALMQGTGLSLQQLEALIKMEPTKEEEENLASYKGDISQLGSAEKFVKKMLNIPYAFLRIEAMLYKETFEDEVVHLRKSFSILEDACKELRSSRLFLKLLEAVLKTGNRMNVGTTRGGARAFKLDALLKLADVKGTDGKTTLLHFVVQEIVRAEGIKVSKSIIGKINSQKNKSKDVENCEETYRKMGLDLVSGLSTELHNVKKTATIDIDVIASSVSTLSDGMAKLKHLVNKDLCKEEKSGNFVQAMRSFLNYAEKNLRELREDEHGVLLHVREITEYFHGNVSKDESSPLRIFVIVRDFLGMLDQVCKELRSFKVPISPSPLAPFR, encoded by the exons ATGGGCTATGGATATAAGATCATTCTCATGATTTTCTTGATGATCTTTATGTTCATTTCATTCCACTTTTTGTTCCCTAGTGCTATATTGAATGAACCATCATTTTTCGATGTTCAAAGTCTACAAGGAGGAAAGCAGAGTTATCGTATCAGAGAAGTAGGAGGCGAAAATGTAGGGCTAAGCTTTGGAAAGTTCAGAGCTTTGCTTGGTCTCAGGAGTTTTACTACAAGAAAAGATTTGTTTAATAGAGCTAAATTTGGATATGGTTCAATATCACCTTGTCACTTGGAAGTTCTAGCTCCAGCCCCTGCTCCTGCTCCGGTCTTGCCTCTTCATGTACATTATCATCATCGTCTGTCACCACGGCCTAAGCCCCTGCCTCGTGTCACGATACCATTTCAAAAGATTCATACAGACAAAGAAGGAAAAAATAGAGGTAGAAGAACATTAGTAGCAATACTTGTGTCTACTAGTGCAACATTTGTGCTATGTGGGATTGGCCTCATATGGGGATGCAAGAAAATCAGAAAAAGGAGAAGATCAACAAGTACAGTGTCAGTAGTGCATAGCACTGAGGGAGGGACAAGAAGCAAGTCAAAGTATGTTGTTCATCCTCAAAATTCAGCAAAAAAGGTAAGTTCTGATCCAGGCCCGGACCTATTTTATCTTAATTCTATTGAAAGCGCTTTAGAGCCACAACCTTATACTGTCAAACAAAATTATGAAAATGTGGTTGCCTCTTCAATTCATTCAACACCTTGTTGGATACTTAATACAGTAGAAGAATCGGAGAAAGCATCAGATTCTGTTAATGCTGATTGTTTTGTTGTTGGAGAAATTGTATCAGTAAATGAAATTGACGAAGCAATCAAACAAGCACCAATTAATTGTAGCTCTCAGTGTAGTGTAAAAGATACTCCTGATGAAGCTCATTCATCTGATGACGAGTCTTTCCATTCTTTATGCAATTCACATTCATCAAATGCTAGGCTCTCCAATGCTTCAGTAGGTGCTGTTAGTGATACTTCGGAAATTGTATCCCCATATGCGTTGAATGCACTAGCCTCCCCAGTAAACTTTCCAATCTCATCACCTACCCCAGTCTTAAATTCACGGTCATGTCCTTCTCCACCACTACCTCCGGTCATTGGTACACGCACTTCTCCTTCTGAGTCCACCTCTTGTTCCGTAAAAAGTGCATCTCCGGACCTAAGTTCTTCCACATTGCTTAATTTATCATCACCTAGATCTTCTTCGGGATCTAATCAAACACCACGATGTGATTTGTCTCAACCTCCTCCTGAACTCCAAAAAGTTCCAATAGGAATTCCTCCACCACCAATTCCTCCTGTTACGAAAGGATATGGAAATCCACTAAATGGTCCACCGCCACCACCACTCCCACAACAAATTCCACTGAGCAAACACGGAGTCCCATTAGCTAAGCTGAAACCACTTCATTGGGACAAAGTTAGAGCTGCACCTGATCAGTCAATGGTATGGGACAAGCTGAGATCAAGCTCATTTGA ATTTGATGAGGAAATGATTGAGTCACTCTTTGGTTACAATCTAAAGAATTCAATGAACAATGATGACACAAAGAGCAAAAGTCCTTCTCCTAGCAAACATGTTCTCGAGCCAAAGAGATTGCAAAATATTACCATACTTTCAAAAGCCTTAAATGTAACTACAGAACAAGTCTGTACTGCACTAATGCAAG GAACTGGCTTGTCTTTACAACAACTAGAGGCACTGATTAAGATGGAACCGACTAAAGAAGAAGAGGAAAATCTTGCAAGCTATAAAGGAGACATTAGCCAACTAGGTTCGGCAGAGAAATTTGTTAAGAAGATGCTCAACATACCTTATGCTTTTTTGAGGATCGAAGCCATGCTCTACAAAGAAACATTTGAAGATGAGGTAGTTCATCTCAGGAAGTCCTTCTCAATTTTAGAG GATGCCTGCAAGGAACTGAGATCAAGCCGGCTCTTCCTGAAATTACTCGAGGCAGTGCTGAAAACAGGAAACAGAATGAATGTTGGAACAACCAGAGGAGGGGCCAGAGCATTCAAGCTAGATGCCCTCCTTAAGCTAGCTGATGTGAAAGGAACGGATGGAAAAACCACATTGCTTCACTTTGTTGTCCAAGAAATAGTACGAGCAGAAGGAATCAAAGTCTCTAAAAGCATCATTGGAAAGATAAACAGTCAAAAGAACAAGAGCAAAGATGTTGAGAACTGCGAAGAAACTTACAGAAAGATGGGCCTCGATCTTGTTTCTGGTTTGTCAACTGAGCTGCACAATGTCAAGAAGAcagctactatagatatagatGTCATCGCAAGCTCAGTTTCTACCTTATCAGATGGAATGGCAAAGTTAAAGCATTTGGTGAACAAGGACTTGTGTAAAGAGGAAAAAAGTGGAAATTTTGTGCAGGCAATGAGATCATTCTTGAATTATGCAGAAAAGAACTTGAGGGAGTTGCGAGAAGATGAGCATGGAGTGCTATTACATGTAAGAGAGATAACCGAATACTTTCATGGAAATGTAAGCAAAGATGAATCCAGTCCCCTACGTATATTTGTGATTGTTAGAGACTTTTTGGGCATGTTGGATCAGGTGTGCAAAGAACTAAGGAGTTTCAAGGTTCCAATATCTCCGAGTCCTCTAGCACCATTTAGGTAG
- the LOC141672575 gene encoding ATP-dependent DNA helicase Q-like SIM isoform X1, with protein MDESGVKLDKVIAELVDMGFRFSRIIEAVNAVGPSVDAAIDYIFNDSRDNEIVESRSSDSLTEKENGKRGSSLLNPSRPMKQLKLSEVIKTADTELVNRSSNCIEEEDIAQDWELRVANLMLKHFGFSSLKSFQKEALAAWIAHQDCLVLAATGSGKSLCFQIPALLTGKVVVVISPLISLMHDQCMKLAKHGVSSCYLGSGQKDSTVEEKAMRGVYDIIYICPETLVRLIKPLQELATKRGIALFAIDEVHCISKWGHDFRPEYRRLSVLRENFRTKKLKCLKFDIPLMALTATATIQVREEILESLHMSEETRTVLTSFFRPNLRFSVKNSRTRDPFSYDKDFRELINIYTRKNTSDVTQDLISPELVYASDYSCSTSSDSSSESFNVLDGIEDDPLCGSGNRVSFQTAKSVLKERNMSVEYLEDECDLLKDVNDLDVPCAEFFGQLPVKANYDFEFSVTPERPKESPEVFEEPQGLGPTIIYVPTRRETLEISEFICSYGVRAAAYNAKLPKSHLRQVHKEFHENSLEVVVATIAFGMGIDKSNVRRIIHYGWPQSLEAYHQEAGRAGRDGKWADCVLYADFSAIPTLLPSRRTEEHAKRANKMLSDCFRYGMNLSCCRAKTLVQYFGEEFNSEKCHMCDVCINGPPKMQDLKDEVKIFMQAIAQYAKSRFGDGYCVNKEARCLDLENLKLLVSRIRSKVQKYAATGLLWWRGLARILEDKGLIREGNNMTKVQISSLLPTRLGMEFLQSKSDEPFHVYPEADMVLSMKNKSYSTFAEWGNGLADPESHLEEIFSRRFGWTNPWVNPFKNPGSNPGRRKSRRVKPEIRTVRGRLTQKLSKKK; from the exons ATGGATGAAAGTGGTGTTAAACTTGACAAGGTGATTGCGGAATTGGTCGATATGGGATTTAGATTTTCGCGAATTATAGAAGCTGTCAATGCAGTAGGTCCTTCGGTGGATGCTGCAATTGACTATATTTTTAATGATTCTCGGGATAATGAGATTGTTGAATCACGTAGTTCGGATTCTTTAACTGAAAAAGAGAATGGAAAGAGGGGTTCATCGTTGTTGAATCCTTCTCGTCCAATGAAGCAGTTGAAGTTATCTGAAGTAATTAAGACTGCGGATACAGAATTGGTTAATCGATCATCTAATTGCATAGAGGAGGAGGATATTGCACAAGATTGGGAACTTAGGGTCGCGAATTTGATGCTGAAACATTTTGGATTTTCGTCCTTGAAGAGTTTCCAGAAGGAAGCTCTAGCTGCTTGGATAGCTCACCAAGATTGCCTTGTTTTAGCTGCAACAGGATCTG GAAAATCGTTGTGTTTCCAGATTCCGGCATTGCTTACGGGTAAAGTTGTAGTTGTGATTTCCCCCTTGATTAGTTTGATGCACGATCAGTGTATGAAGCTTGCAAAGCATGGGGTGTCATCTTGCTATCTCGGGTCAGGACAGAAAGATTCTACTGTTGAGGAGAAAGCAATGAGAGGCGTGTATGATATCATTTATATCTGCCCTGAAACACTTGTGAG ACTTATAAAGCCACTCCAGGAGCTTGCAACTAAGCGAGGAATTGCATTATTTGCAATTGATGAAGTTCATTGTATATCCAAGTGGGGTCATGATTTTCGCCCCGAATACAG GCGATTGTCTGTACTGAGAGAAAACTTTAGAACCAAAAAATTGAAGTGCTTGAAATTTGACATACCGTTGATGGCACTGACAGCTACTGCCACGATACAAGTACGAGAAGAAATCCTTGAGTCACTACACATGTCAGAGGAAACAAGGACTGTCCTCACCTCATTTTTTCGACCAAATCTCCGGTTCTCA GTCAAGAACAGTAGAACAAGGGACCCATTTTCCTATGACAAAGATTTTCGTGAATTGATTAATATATACACCAGAAAGAATACTTCTGATGTAACACAAGATTTGATCTCGCCAGAGTTAGTGTATGCTTCGGATTATTCTTGTAGCACTTCCAGTGATAGCAGTTCCGAGTCATTTAATGTTTTGGATGGTATTGAGGATGATCCCTTGTGTGGAAGTGGTAATCGAGTGAGCTTTCAGACTGCAAAATCTGTTTTGAAGGAGAGAAATATGTCTGTTGAATATCTAGAAGACGAATGTGATTTACTCAAGGATGTAAACGATTTGGATG TTCCGTGTGCTGAATTCTTTGGACAACTGCCTGTGAAGGCAAACTATGATTTTGAATTTTCTGTCACACCTGAAAGACCAAAAGAGAGTCCAGAAGTTTTTGAAGAGCCACAAGGACTTGGGCCAACAATAATTTACGTTCCGACTAGAAGAGAGACATTAGAGATATCAGAGTTCATTTGTAGCTATGGTGTCAGAGCTGCTGCTTATAATGCAAAG ttACCAAAATCACATCTGAGACAAGTACACAAGGAATTTCACGAGAATTCATTGGAG GTGGTAGTTGCGACTATTGCCTTTGGCATGGGCATTGACAAGTCTAATGTCAGAAGGATCATTCATTATGGTTGGCCACAA agtttgGAAGCATATCATCAAGAAGCAGGTCGAGCTGGACGTGATGGAAAGTGGGCAGATTGTG TTCTATATGCAGACTTTTCAGCGATACCTACACTTCTGCCAAGTCGAAGAACTGAAGAACATGCGAAGCGAGCAAATAAAATGTTATCAGATTGCTTCAG ATATGGAATGAATCTTTCTTGTTGTCGAGCAAAAACTCTCGTGCAGTACTTTGGGGAAGAATTCAACTCTGAAAAATGTCATAT GTGTGATGTTTGCATCAATGGGCCACCTAAAATGCAGGATCTAAAGGATGAGGTGAAGATTTTTATGCAGGCTATTGCTCAGTAT GCAAAAAGTAGATTTGGAGATGGTTATTGTGTCAACAAAGAAGCAAGATGTTTAGACTTGGAAAACCTCAAGCTACTAGTTAGTAGAATTCGTTCCAAG GTACAAAAGTATGCTGCTACTGGTTTGTTATGGTGGCGAGGTCTTGCCCGTATATTAGAAGACAAAGGATTAATTAGAGAAGGCAATAACATG ACAAAGGTTCAGATCAGCTCCCTGCTGCCAACACGCTTGGGAATGGAATTTTTGCAATCTAAGTCTGATGAACCATTTCATGTGTATCCAGAAGCAGACATGGTACTTTCCATGAAGAATAAATCATATTCAACTTTTGCAGAATGGGGAAATGGCTTGGCTGATCCTGAGAGCCACCTAGAAGAAATATTTTCCAGAAGATTCGGATGGACAAATCCATGGGTGAATCCATTTAAAAATCCGGGGAGCAATCCAGGGAGAAGGAAATCGAGAAGAGTCAAGCCAGAAATACGGACGGTTCGTGGAAGGTTGACTCAGAAGCTCTCGAAAAAGAAGTGA
- the LOC141672575 gene encoding ATP-dependent DNA helicase Q-like SIM isoform X2, with product MDESGVKLDKVIAELVDMGFRFSRIIEAVNAVGPSVDAAIDYIFNDSRDNEIVESRSSDSLTEKENGKRGSSLLNPSRPMKQLKLSEVIKTADTELVNRSSNCIEEEDIAQDWELRVANLMLKHFGFSSLKSFQKEALAAWIAHQDCLVLAATGSGKSLCFQIPALLTGKVVVVISPLISLMHDQCMKLAKHGVSSCYLGSGQKDSTVEEKAMRGVYDIIYICPETLVRLIKPLQELATKRGIALFAIDEVHCISKWGHDFRPEYRRLSVLRENFRTKKLKCLKFDIPLMALTATATIQVREEILESLHMSEETRTVLTSFFRPNLRFSVKNSRTRDPFSYDKDFRELINIYTRKNTSDVTQDLISPELVYASDYSCSTSSDSSSESFNVLDGIEDDPLCGSGNRVSFQTAKSVLKERNMSVEYLEDECDLLKDVNDLDVPCAEFFGQLPVKANYDFEFSVTPERPKESPEVFEEPQGLGPTIIYVPTRRETLEISEFICSYGVRAAAYNAKLPKSHLRQVHKEFHENSLEVVVATIAFGMGIDKSNVRRIIHYGWPQSLEAYHQEAGRAGRDGKWADCVLYADFSAIPTLLPSRRTEEHAKRANKMLSDCFRYGMNLSCCRAKTLVQYFGEEFNSEKCHMCDVCINGPPKMQDLKDEVKIFMQAIAQQKVDLEMVIVSTKKQDV from the exons ATGGATGAAAGTGGTGTTAAACTTGACAAGGTGATTGCGGAATTGGTCGATATGGGATTTAGATTTTCGCGAATTATAGAAGCTGTCAATGCAGTAGGTCCTTCGGTGGATGCTGCAATTGACTATATTTTTAATGATTCTCGGGATAATGAGATTGTTGAATCACGTAGTTCGGATTCTTTAACTGAAAAAGAGAATGGAAAGAGGGGTTCATCGTTGTTGAATCCTTCTCGTCCAATGAAGCAGTTGAAGTTATCTGAAGTAATTAAGACTGCGGATACAGAATTGGTTAATCGATCATCTAATTGCATAGAGGAGGAGGATATTGCACAAGATTGGGAACTTAGGGTCGCGAATTTGATGCTGAAACATTTTGGATTTTCGTCCTTGAAGAGTTTCCAGAAGGAAGCTCTAGCTGCTTGGATAGCTCACCAAGATTGCCTTGTTTTAGCTGCAACAGGATCTG GAAAATCGTTGTGTTTCCAGATTCCGGCATTGCTTACGGGTAAAGTTGTAGTTGTGATTTCCCCCTTGATTAGTTTGATGCACGATCAGTGTATGAAGCTTGCAAAGCATGGGGTGTCATCTTGCTATCTCGGGTCAGGACAGAAAGATTCTACTGTTGAGGAGAAAGCAATGAGAGGCGTGTATGATATCATTTATATCTGCCCTGAAACACTTGTGAG ACTTATAAAGCCACTCCAGGAGCTTGCAACTAAGCGAGGAATTGCATTATTTGCAATTGATGAAGTTCATTGTATATCCAAGTGGGGTCATGATTTTCGCCCCGAATACAG GCGATTGTCTGTACTGAGAGAAAACTTTAGAACCAAAAAATTGAAGTGCTTGAAATTTGACATACCGTTGATGGCACTGACAGCTACTGCCACGATACAAGTACGAGAAGAAATCCTTGAGTCACTACACATGTCAGAGGAAACAAGGACTGTCCTCACCTCATTTTTTCGACCAAATCTCCGGTTCTCA GTCAAGAACAGTAGAACAAGGGACCCATTTTCCTATGACAAAGATTTTCGTGAATTGATTAATATATACACCAGAAAGAATACTTCTGATGTAACACAAGATTTGATCTCGCCAGAGTTAGTGTATGCTTCGGATTATTCTTGTAGCACTTCCAGTGATAGCAGTTCCGAGTCATTTAATGTTTTGGATGGTATTGAGGATGATCCCTTGTGTGGAAGTGGTAATCGAGTGAGCTTTCAGACTGCAAAATCTGTTTTGAAGGAGAGAAATATGTCTGTTGAATATCTAGAAGACGAATGTGATTTACTCAAGGATGTAAACGATTTGGATG TTCCGTGTGCTGAATTCTTTGGACAACTGCCTGTGAAGGCAAACTATGATTTTGAATTTTCTGTCACACCTGAAAGACCAAAAGAGAGTCCAGAAGTTTTTGAAGAGCCACAAGGACTTGGGCCAACAATAATTTACGTTCCGACTAGAAGAGAGACATTAGAGATATCAGAGTTCATTTGTAGCTATGGTGTCAGAGCTGCTGCTTATAATGCAAAG ttACCAAAATCACATCTGAGACAAGTACACAAGGAATTTCACGAGAATTCATTGGAG GTGGTAGTTGCGACTATTGCCTTTGGCATGGGCATTGACAAGTCTAATGTCAGAAGGATCATTCATTATGGTTGGCCACAA agtttgGAAGCATATCATCAAGAAGCAGGTCGAGCTGGACGTGATGGAAAGTGGGCAGATTGTG TTCTATATGCAGACTTTTCAGCGATACCTACACTTCTGCCAAGTCGAAGAACTGAAGAACATGCGAAGCGAGCAAATAAAATGTTATCAGATTGCTTCAG ATATGGAATGAATCTTTCTTGTTGTCGAGCAAAAACTCTCGTGCAGTACTTTGGGGAAGAATTCAACTCTGAAAAATGTCATAT GTGTGATGTTTGCATCAATGGGCCACCTAAAATGCAGGATCTAAAGGATGAGGTGAAGATTTTTATGCAGGCTATTGCTCA GCAAAAAGTAGATTTGGAGATGGTTATTGTGTCAACAAAGAAGCAAGATGTTTAG